From a single Actinomycetota bacterium genomic region:
- a CDS encoding TetR family transcriptional regulator: MAKDNRSWDIKNLVQAYETETGESLSRQQVARYLKEGILPPPDEGGSFNENHLERLRMIGYLRSRYGLSLRDISGLFGIIEQTREGTAGEEAEEPQVTDRRDRIIEIATRLFAAKGYHGTTIDEIVQATGIAKGTFYIYFDSKEELLVEVIRKLIDDTLGRIDRALEQRDEKDYIARIEAKGEELFNLYLTQSELLYMLLGETVGNPRLLAQFREVYEQLAEGIEEDLRLGVGAGDIFPYHDLKTVSYALVGMGQSIAVLLAQADEKQVRAARKTVRELMTRAFAPEHGSFPGGGRKPGKKSGA; encoded by the coding sequence GTGGCGAAAGACAACCGGAGCTGGGACATCAAAAATCTGGTCCAGGCCTACGAGACGGAGACGGGGGAGAGCCTCTCCCGCCAGCAGGTGGCCCGCTATCTCAAGGAGGGGATACTCCCGCCGCCCGACGAGGGCGGCAGCTTTAACGAGAACCATCTCGAGCGTCTGCGCATGATCGGGTACCTGCGCTCCCGTTACGGGTTGTCCCTGCGCGACATCTCGGGTCTTTTCGGGATCATTGAGCAGACGAGGGAGGGTACGGCGGGAGAGGAAGCGGAGGAGCCGCAGGTGACCGACCGCCGGGACCGCATCATAGAAATCGCCACCCGGCTCTTCGCCGCCAAGGGGTACCACGGCACCACCATAGACGAGATCGTGCAGGCCACGGGGATAGCCAAGGGAACCTTCTACATCTATTTCGACAGCAAGGAAGAGCTGCTGGTGGAGGTGATCAGGAAGCTCATAGACGACACCCTGGGCAGGATCGACCGCGCCCTGGAACAGCGCGACGAGAAGGATTACATCGCGCGCATCGAGGCCAAGGGAGAGGAGTTGTTCAACCTCTATCTCACTCAAAGCGAGCTCCTCTACATGTTGCTGGGGGAGACGGTGGGCAACCCGCGCCTGCTGGCTCAGTTCAGGGAGGTCTATGAACAGCTCGCGGAGGGGATAGAGGAGGACCTGAGGCTGGGGGTGGGGGCGGGGGACATCTTTCCCTACCACGATCTCAAGACCGTGAGCTATGCACTGGTGGGCATGGGCCAGAGCATCGCCGTGCTGCTCGCGCAAGCGGACGAGAAACAGGTGAGGGCCGCGCGCAAAACGGTGCGCGAGCTGATGACCCGGGCTTTTGCTCCCGAACACGGGTCCTTTCCCGGCGGCGGGCGGAAGCCGGGGAAAAAAAGCGGGGCATAG
- a CDS encoding response regulator, which translates to MSACEKASALVVDDDRLLLRLVELNLGKAGIEVLLADSGREALRIAREERPDVILLDLMMPVMDGLQVMQELKSARETRDIPVIMLTAKSGRDDRRRCEELGAVAYVTKPFSLEELRSTVRSILENTRGSRER; encoded by the coding sequence ATGTCTGCGTGCGAAAAGGCGAGTGCCCTGGTGGTTGACGACGACCGCCTGCTCCTGCGGCTGGTCGAGCTCAACCTGGGCAAGGCGGGCATCGAGGTGCTGCTCGCGGACAGCGGCAGGGAGGCGCTGCGCATCGCGCGCGAGGAAAGGCCGGACGTCATTCTCCTGGATCTCATGATGCCGGTGATGGACGGTCTCCAGGTCATGCAGGAGTTGAAATCCGCCCGCGAGACCAGGGATATCCCGGTGATCATGCTCACCGCCAAATCCGGGCGCGACGACAGGAGACGCTGCGAGGAGCTCGGCGCCGTCGCCTATGTCACCAAGCCCTTCAGCCTCGAGGAGCTGCGCAGCACCGTCCGGAGCATCCTGGAAAACACCCGCGGAAGCCGCGAACGCTAA
- the carB gene encoding carbamoyl-phosphate synthase large subunit, with translation MPRRTDIHKILIIGSGPIIISQACEFDYSGTQACKALREEGYEVVLVNSNPATIMTDPEMAHRTYVEPITPEVVARIIEKERPDALLPTLGGQTGLNTAVKVAEAGVLEQYGVEMIGANYQAIRKAEDRDLFRSAMASIGLDLPRSGLAHTMDEARAAAAELGFPVIIRPAFTLGGTGGGVAFNAEEFERIASAGLEASMISEILIEESVIGWKEYELEVMRDLADNVVIICSIENFDAMGIHTGDSITVAPAQTLTDREYQLMRDAAIAIIREIGVETGGSNIQFAVDPRDGRMVVIEMNPRVSRSSALASKATGFPIAKIAAKLAVGYTLDEIPNDITRETPASFEPTIDYCVVKIPRFTFEKFPGADPTLGISMKSVGEVMAIGRTFKEALQKGIRSLEVGRFGLGGDGKESLDPESLADPAAREEAISLVREKLTTPNAERLYYLRYGFMLGMSAQEMYELSHVDPWFLENIREIVDMERGLRGRGLEELGDEELFRAKSFGFSDVLLGSLLGCGEQAVRERRRAAGIRPCYKLVDTCAAEFEAYTPYYYSCYEREEEPLAGPHASTERPKVMILGGGPNRIGQGIEFDYCCVHASFALREEGYESIMVNNNPETVSTDYDTSDRLYFEPLTLEDVLEIMEREKPEGIIVQFGGQTPLNLAVPLMRAGAPIIGTSPDSIDRAEDRDRFKALLHKLGLRQPENGTARSYGEALEVAHRIGYPVVVRPSYVLGGRGMEIVYDDHSLEEFMSGATDISPDHPVLIDRFLEEAVEIDVDAVSDGRDVVVAGVMEHIEEAGIHSGDSACAIPPFSLGEAMVEEIKEATRALARELEVVGLMNVQYAVKDELLYVLEVNPRASRTVPYVSKATGVPWAKVATKVMVGRSLRELGIAREVEVRHIAVKEAVLPFNRFFGVDTILGPEMRSTGEVMGIDRDLGMAYAKSQIAAGSLLPREGNIFISVKDAHKREIVPIARRLSELGFGILATRGTSEVLRNHGVAVMEVNKMHEGRPHVVDYMKNREIQLIINTPSGKRPRTDQWSIRSYAVLYNIPLITTLSAARAALNGIESLLRQGLEVKPLQDWHG, from the coding sequence ATGCCTAGGCGCACGGACATCCACAAGATCCTCATCATCGGCTCCGGGCCCATCATCATCTCCCAGGCCTGCGAGTTCGACTACTCCGGCACCCAGGCCTGCAAGGCCCTGCGCGAGGAGGGCTATGAGGTGGTGCTGGTGAACTCCAACCCCGCCACCATCATGACCGACCCCGAGATGGCCCACCGCACCTACGTGGAGCCCATCACTCCCGAGGTGGTGGCGCGCATCATCGAGAAAGAGCGTCCCGACGCCCTCCTGCCCACCCTGGGAGGACAGACGGGGCTCAACACCGCGGTGAAGGTGGCGGAGGCGGGCGTGCTCGAGCAGTACGGCGTGGAGATGATCGGCGCCAACTACCAGGCCATCCGCAAGGCAGAGGACCGTGACCTCTTCCGCTCCGCCATGGCCTCCATCGGCCTGGACCTGCCGCGCTCCGGCCTCGCCCATACCATGGACGAGGCGCGCGCAGCCGCGGCGGAGCTGGGCTTCCCGGTGATCATAAGGCCCGCCTTCACCCTGGGGGGCACGGGCGGCGGGGTGGCCTTCAACGCCGAGGAGTTCGAGCGCATCGCCTCCGCGGGGCTGGAGGCCTCCATGATCTCGGAGATCCTCATCGAGGAGTCGGTGATCGGGTGGAAGGAGTACGAGCTGGAGGTGATGCGCGACCTCGCGGACAACGTGGTCATCATCTGCTCCATCGAGAACTTCGACGCCATGGGCATCCACACCGGGGACTCCATCACCGTGGCCCCCGCCCAGACCCTCACCGACCGCGAGTACCAGCTCATGCGCGACGCCGCCATCGCCATCATCCGCGAGATCGGGGTGGAGACAGGGGGGTCGAACATCCAGTTCGCCGTGGACCCGCGCGACGGACGCATGGTGGTCATCGAGATGAACCCGCGCGTCTCCCGCTCCAGCGCCCTGGCCTCCAAGGCCACCGGCTTCCCCATCGCCAAGATCGCCGCCAAGCTGGCGGTGGGCTACACCCTGGACGAGATCCCCAACGACATCACCCGCGAGACCCCGGCCTCCTTCGAGCCCACCATCGACTACTGCGTGGTGAAGATACCCCGCTTCACCTTCGAGAAGTTCCCCGGCGCCGACCCCACCCTGGGCATCTCCATGAAGTCGGTGGGGGAGGTGATGGCCATCGGGCGCACCTTCAAGGAGGCGCTACAGAAGGGCATCCGCTCCCTGGAGGTGGGGCGCTTCGGACTGGGAGGAGATGGAAAAGAGTCCCTGGACCCGGAGAGCCTGGCCGACCCCGCGGCGCGTGAGGAGGCGATCTCCCTGGTGCGCGAGAAGCTCACCACCCCCAACGCCGAGCGCCTCTATTACCTGCGCTACGGGTTCATGCTGGGGATGAGCGCGCAAGAGATGTACGAGCTCTCCCACGTCGATCCCTGGTTCCTGGAGAACATCAGGGAGATCGTGGACATGGAGCGGGGGCTGCGCGGCCGCGGGCTGGAGGAGCTCGGGGACGAGGAGCTCTTTCGCGCCAAGTCCTTCGGGTTCTCGGACGTGCTGCTGGGGTCCCTGCTCGGCTGCGGCGAGCAGGCGGTGCGCGAGCGTCGGCGTGCCGCGGGCATACGGCCCTGCTACAAGCTCGTGGACACCTGCGCGGCGGAGTTCGAGGCCTACACCCCGTATTATTACTCCTGTTACGAGCGGGAGGAGGAGCCCCTGGCCGGCCCCCACGCCTCCACGGAGAGGCCCAAGGTGATGATCCTGGGCGGCGGGCCCAACCGCATCGGGCAGGGCATCGAGTTCGACTACTGCTGCGTGCACGCCTCCTTCGCCCTGCGCGAGGAGGGGTACGAGTCCATCATGGTCAACAACAACCCCGAGACCGTCTCCACCGACTACGACACCTCCGACCGCCTCTACTTCGAGCCCCTCACCCTGGAAGACGTGCTGGAGATCATGGAGCGGGAAAAGCCCGAAGGGATCATCGTGCAGTTCGGGGGCCAGACTCCGCTGAACCTCGCCGTGCCGTTGATGCGCGCGGGAGCCCCCATCATCGGCACCAGCCCCGACTCCATCGACCGCGCCGAGGACCGCGACCGCTTCAAGGCCCTCCTTCACAAGCTGGGGCTGCGCCAGCCCGAGAACGGCACCGCCCGCTCCTACGGGGAAGCCCTGGAGGTGGCCCACCGCATCGGCTACCCGGTGGTGGTGCGGCCCTCCTATGTACTGGGAGGCCGGGGGATGGAGATCGTCTACGACGACCATTCCCTGGAGGAGTTCATGTCCGGCGCCACCGACATCTCCCCCGACCACCCCGTGCTCATCGACAGGTTCCTGGAGGAGGCGGTGGAGATCGACGTGGACGCCGTCTCCGACGGGCGCGACGTCGTGGTGGCGGGGGTCATGGAGCACATCGAGGAGGCGGGCATCCATTCCGGGGATTCCGCCTGCGCCATCCCTCCCTTCTCGCTGGGAGAGGCCATGGTGGAGGAGATCAAGGAGGCCACCCGTGCCCTGGCGCGTGAGCTGGAGGTGGTGGGGCTGATGAACGTGCAGTACGCGGTGAAGGACGAGCTCCTCTACGTGCTGGAGGTAAATCCCCGCGCCTCCCGCACCGTCCCCTACGTGTCCAAGGCCACGGGGGTGCCCTGGGCCAAGGTGGCCACCAAGGTGATGGTCGGCAGGAGCCTGCGCGAGCTGGGCATCGCCCGCGAGGTGGAGGTAAGACACATCGCGGTCAAGGAGGCGGTGCTCCCCTTCAACCGCTTCTTCGGGGTGGACACCATCCTGGGCCCGGAGATGCGCTCCACGGGGGAGGTCATGGGCATCGACCGCGACCTGGGCATGGCCTACGCCAAGTCGCAGATCGCGGCGGGGTCGCTGCTGCCCAGGGAAGGGAACATCTTCATCAGCGTCAAGGACGCCCACAAGCGAGAGATCGTCCCCATAGCGCGCCGGCTCTCCGAGCTGGGGTTCGGGATACTGGCCACGCGGGGCACCTCCGAAGTGCTGCGCAACCACGGCGTGGCGGTAATGGAAGTGAACAAGATGCACGAGGGGCGACCGCACGTGGTGGACTACATGAAGAACCGCGAGATACAGCTCATCATCAATACCCCTTCCGGGAAGCGCCCGCGTACCGACCAGTGGTCCATCCGCAGCTACGCCGTGCTCTACAACATCCCTCTCATCACCA
- the carA gene encoding glutamine-hydrolyzing carbamoyl-phosphate synthase small subunit — translation MTEKALILLEDGKYFTGTPFGARGTATGELVFNTSMTGYQEVLTDPSYKGQVVTMTYPLIGNYGVNDEDLESPRPQVEGFVVRECCRYPSNWRTTASLDEYLAEHGIVGIEGVDTRAVTRHIRSLGAMMCIVSSEDADLASLKARLDAAPGYVGVDLVAEVTCGEPYRWEDPRIPPMGRGVLPDVSGGGERPLRVVAYDCGIKRNILRILSHLGCEVVVVPANTPASRVLGMGPDGIFLSNGPGDPAAVTYLIEEVAKLVGVKPIFGICLGHQILGLALGGRTFKLKFGHRGANQPVKDLRRGNILITAQNHGFCVDLSAVERDTEPTFINLNDGTLEGFRHRRYPAYSVQFHPEDSPGPHDAVYLFGDFIRDMRAARGEGRA, via the coding sequence TTGACCGAAAAGGCTTTGATCCTGCTCGAGGACGGGAAGTACTTCACCGGTACCCCCTTCGGAGCCCGCGGCACCGCCACGGGCGAACTCGTGTTCAACACCAGCATGACCGGCTACCAGGAGGTGCTCACCGATCCCTCCTACAAGGGCCAGGTGGTCACCATGACCTACCCCCTCATCGGCAACTACGGCGTCAACGACGAGGACCTGGAATCCCCCCGCCCCCAGGTGGAGGGCTTCGTGGTGCGGGAGTGTTGCCGCTATCCCTCCAACTGGCGGACCACCGCCTCCCTGGACGAATACCTCGCTGAGCACGGCATCGTGGGCATCGAGGGGGTGGACACCCGCGCCGTCACCCGGCACATCCGCTCCCTGGGGGCCATGATGTGCATCGTCTCCTCCGAGGACGCCGACCTGGCCTCGCTAAAGGCCAGGCTGGACGCCGCCCCCGGCTACGTAGGCGTGGACCTGGTGGCGGAGGTGACCTGCGGCGAGCCCTACCGCTGGGAGGACCCGCGCATCCCCCCCATGGGGCGCGGGGTACTGCCCGACGTCTCCGGGGGAGGGGAGCGCCCCCTACGGGTGGTGGCCTACGACTGCGGAATCAAGCGCAACATCCTGCGCATCCTCTCCCACCTCGGATGCGAGGTGGTGGTGGTCCCCGCGAACACCCCCGCCTCCCGGGTGTTGGGGATGGGGCCCGACGGCATTTTCCTCTCCAACGGGCCGGGCGACCCGGCGGCGGTGACCTACCTCATCGAGGAGGTGGCCAAGCTGGTGGGGGTGAAGCCCATCTTCGGCATCTGCCTGGGCCACCAGATCCTGGGGCTGGCCCTAGGAGGGCGCACCTTCAAGCTCAAGTTCGGGCACCGCGGCGCCAACCAGCCGGTGAAGGACCTGCGCCGGGGCAACATCCTCATCACCGCCCAGAACCACGGCTTCTGCGTGGACCTCTCGGCGGTGGAGAGGGATACCGAGCCCACCTTCATCAACCTCAACGACGGCACCCTGGAGGGGTTCCGCCACCGGCGCTATCCAGCCTATTCGGTGCAGTTCCACCCCGAGGACTCGCCCGGGCCCCACGACGCAGTCTACCTCTTCGGGGACTTTATCCGCGACATGCGCGCCGCGAGGGGTGAGGGCCGTGCCTGA